One Aythya fuligula isolate bAytFul2 chromosome W, bAytFul2.pri, whole genome shotgun sequence genomic window carries:
- the LOC116501388 gene encoding endogenous retrovirus group K member 5 Gag polyprotein-like, with protein sequence MEAEAAVQLLSNILAMRGVACNTKKVKSLINWAQKEGFLKETPQTFSPDEWQLIGDRLWQTSTTRGKFDKDLCKTWRLVIDALSGLKAERQVVMAATQALSVQSGATKTSTTKSDTSLSRLFPSGPILTPVRGMTSSIKDSAAAIAKGLSEPGTDAACELPSSPPAPENLDTMPPASAPPPENHKSTQGVSPPLSATPTPSAPISTRWSGIIRDAILEGDWHASSSLACPVIVNSGQGTGSWQPHDWKLLQQARKTVTDYGLHSQAARQIIHWIFQADLMCPFDCQNIARLLLTPSQLLIFEREWLRLAQVEASQPRPTGDPLYGTTVEMLTGTGLYFDPQLQLQFPEIVHRTAAQLALRALFALPGEKKAPPFASIHQAQGEPYAKFIDRLWTAIMDHPDLTPDLKRSMFRMLAFDNANTKTQSILATLPKTAPIEEMLERVERVDQSKQAAVMAQAVASAIGDPLAAIVSRSNGGPSRRNPQEQWRCYRCGRLGHTRRQCTATLWCDLCRSDTHATPMCRAQGNSKRSAFGHATTTVAAVQPDGVDFSTTMPQPPEEASGWTWQQQ encoded by the coding sequence ATGGAGGCGGAGGCGGCCGTGCAGCTTCTCTCTAACATCCTCGCTATGAGAGGCGTGGCTTGCAATACGAAAAAGGTTAAATCCTTGATAAATTGGGCCCAGAAGGAGGGTTTTCTGAAGGAGACCCCCCAAACTTTTAGCCCAGATGAGTGGCAACTCATAGGAGACCGTTTATGGCAGACGAGTACCACACGTGGAAAGTTTGACAAGGATTTATGTAAAACTTGGCGTTTGGTGATTGATGCCCTGAGCGGTCTGAAGGCCGAACGCCAGGTTGTCATGGCAGCGACACAGGCTTTGTCCGTGCAGTCTGGGGCTACCAAAACATCGACTACGAAATCCGACACCTCATTGTCACGATTATTTCCGTCGGGTCCTATACTGACCCCGGTTCGAGGCATGACCTCTTCAATAAAGGACTCAGCAGCAGCCATCGCCAAGGGACTGTCTGAGCCCGGTACGGATGCGGCCTGTGAACTGCCCTCTTCGCCTCCTGCACCGGAAAATCTCGACACGATGCCCCCAGCATCTGCGCCGCCGCCAGAGAACCATAAATCCACCCAGGGTGTCTCTCCCCCGTTATCTGCCACCCCAACTCCATCAGCACCGATATCAACCAGGTGGTCGGGTATCATACGTGACGCCATTCTTGAGGGAGATTGGCATGCCTCCTCCTCTTTGGCCTGCCCAGTTATTGTCAACTCTGGGCAAGGCACCGGATCATGGCAGCCACATGATTGGAAGCTTCTACAACAAGCTAGAAAAACAGTCACGGATTATGGCTTACACTCCCAAGCAGCACGACAGATAATTCACTGGATCTTCCAGGCAGATTTGATGTGTCCCTTCGACTGCCAAAACATAGCCCGTCTGTTGTTAACTCCCTCTCAACTGCTGATTTTTGAAAGAGAATGGCTACGATTGGCACAAGTGGAAGCGAGTCAACCGCGTCCAACGGGGGACCCCCTATATGGCACCACAGTTGAAATGCTAACAGGGACAGGCCTGTACTTCGACCCTCAGCTTCAGCTGCAGTTCCCTGAGATTGTTCATCGAACAGCTGCACAGCTTGCACTTCGAGCTCTTTTTGCCCtccctggggaaaagaaagctcCTCCATTTGCTTCAATCCACCAGGCCCAAGGTGAACCTTATGCCAAGTTCATCGACCGATTGTGGACAGCGATCATGGATCATCCTGACCTGACACCAGACTTGAAACGGAGCATGTTTAGAATGCTTGCTTTTGACAACGCAAACACAAAAACCCAAAGCATCCTAGCTACGCTACCAAAAACTGCTCCCATCGAAGAGATGTTGGAGAGGGTAGAGCGTGTTGATCAGTCCAAGCAAGCAGCTGTGATGGCTCAAGCTGTTGCATCAGCCATCGGTGATCCTTTGGCTGCCATAGTGTCCCGATCCAATGGTGGTCCCTCGAGACGTAACCCCCAGGAGCAGTGGCGATGTTATCGATGCGGGAGGCTTGGCCATACAAGAAGACAGTGTACAGCTACCCTCTGGTGCGACCTATGCCGATCTGATACACATGCTACACCGATGTGCAGGGCTCAGGGAAACTCCAAGAGGAGCGCGTTCGGCCACGCGACGACAACAGTAGCCGCAGTACAGCCAGACGGGGTGGATTTCTCGACAACAATGCCCCAGCCACCAGAGGAAGCCTCAGGGTGGACCTGGCAACAGCAGTAA